The proteins below are encoded in one region of Halalkalicoccus jeotgali B3:
- a CDS encoding DUF4397 domain-containing protein yields the protein MGQESGGGSGDSEGQQNETGGSGNDSMENESEGEQGSQMAMVRVAHLSPDAPNVDVYVDGEVVLEDVAYRDVSDYLELQPGTYGVQITAAGDQETVVFDEDVEVQTGAFTLAAVGEIEGESQPFDVLVVEDDLSDPGENARVTALHASPDAPEVDLVEAESGDPLAAGLAFGDTATFEVPEGSYTLEVRPAGGEEAVAEFDVEVAAGTVYSAFAVGYVEPANAPVDAPFELEVVENTQ from the coding sequence GCGATAGTGAGGGACAACAGAACGAAACCGGCGGGTCGGGCAACGACAGCATGGAGAACGAATCCGAGGGCGAACAGGGGAGCCAGATGGCGATGGTTCGGGTCGCCCACCTCTCGCCGGACGCTCCGAACGTCGACGTCTACGTCGACGGCGAGGTCGTCCTCGAGGACGTCGCCTACCGCGACGTGAGCGACTACCTCGAACTCCAGCCGGGCACCTACGGGGTGCAGATCACGGCCGCCGGCGATCAGGAGACGGTGGTCTTCGATGAGGACGTGGAGGTACAGACCGGCGCGTTCACGCTCGCAGCGGTCGGCGAGATCGAAGGCGAGAGCCAGCCCTTCGACGTGCTCGTCGTCGAGGACGACCTCTCGGATCCGGGCGAGAACGCCCGCGTAACCGCCCTGCACGCCTCGCCGGACGCCCCGGAAGTCGACCTCGTCGAGGCCGAATCCGGCGATCCGCTCGCGGCGGGACTGGCCTTCGGCGACACCGCGACCTTCGAGGTGCCGGAAGGGTCCTACACCCTCGAAGTCAGGCCCGCGGGCGGGGAGGAGGCCGTCGCCGAGTTCGACGTCGAGGTCGCCGCGGGGACCGTCTACAGCGCCTTCGCCGTTGGGTACGTCGAACCGGCGAACGCGCCCGTC